In Venenivibrio stagnispumantis, a genomic segment contains:
- a CDS encoding CDGSH iron-sulfur domain-containing protein has protein sequence MKIKILKDGPYLIEGSIPLYREIMVKYKMLIPERWEKVEKFETKESYALCRCGLSKNKPFCDGSHKKGFNGEETAEDKPFNEIAKKFEGKNFDLLDAKPLCASARFCIKKEGVWEAIKKEENEIEEIKQMVFNCPSGRLVLIDKNGNPVEPNFEKEISILEDNLTGVSSAIWVKGGIPIESSKGFIYEIRNRVTLCRCGKSSNKPFCDGTHLKIKFQDEKYFSGGDKKWII, from the coding sequence ATGAAAATAAAAATATTAAAAGATGGTCCTTATTTGATAGAAGGTAGTATTCCGTTATACAGAGAAATAATGGTTAAATATAAAATGCTTATACCTGAAAGATGGGAGAAGGTAGAGAAATTTGAAACAAAAGAAAGTTATGCTCTTTGTAGATGTGGATTGTCTAAAAATAAACCTTTTTGTGATGGTTCACACAAAAAAGGATTCAATGGTGAAGAAACTGCCGAGGATAAGCCTTTTAATGAAATAGCAAAAAAGTTTGAAGGTAAAAATTTTGATTTATTAGATGCAAAACCATTATGTGCATCAGCAAGATTTTGTATAAAAAAAGAAGGTGTATGGGAAGCTATAAAAAAAGAAGAAAATGAAATTGAAGAAATAAAGCAGATGGTTTTTAACTGTCCATCCGGAAGATTGGTCTTAATTGATAAAAATGGAAATCCGGTAGAACCAAATTTTGAAAAAGAAATTTCTATATTAGAAGATAATCTAACCGGTGTAAGCAGTGCTATATGGGTAAAGGGAGGTATACCTATAGAATCTTCCAAAGGATTTATTTATGAAATCAGAAACAGAGTAACCCTTTGCCGATGTGGAAAGTCTTCAAACAAACCTTTTTGCGATGGTACTCATCTAAAAATTAA